A region from the Gemmatimonadota bacterium genome encodes:
- a CDS encoding succinate dehydrogenase — translation MPHAVTQLQPRRGFAQTSRTDPWWVTPLAVFLGLSAFGAYATWAAFQNANYTYGNYLSPFYSPEIWGSSPHALLGPKPAWWPGFLPFSPALIILIFPLGFRLTCYYYRGAYYKAFWADPPSCAVGEPRKSYLGERHFPLILQNIHRYFLYFALLFLLFLAHDAWMAMWFEAPSGGSQFGIGVGTLVLTLNVVFLGSYTLGCHSLRHLVGGRLNRFSDRPAQFQAWRCVTCLNARHMRFAWLSLVWVGFSDLYVRLCAMGIWTDWRLF, via the coding sequence ATGCCCCACGCTGTCACGCAACTTCAACCTCGCCGGGGGTTCGCCCAGACATCGCGCACCGATCCGTGGTGGGTGACGCCCCTCGCGGTGTTCCTCGGGCTCTCCGCCTTCGGTGCCTACGCGACCTGGGCCGCCTTCCAGAACGCCAACTATACGTACGGAAACTACCTCTCTCCGTTCTACTCGCCAGAGATCTGGGGGAGCAGCCCTCACGCGCTTCTGGGACCCAAGCCGGCTTGGTGGCCTGGGTTTCTCCCGTTTTCGCCGGCCCTCATCATCCTGATCTTCCCGTTGGGCTTCCGCCTCACCTGCTATTACTACCGGGGCGCCTACTACAAGGCCTTCTGGGCGGACCCTCCGTCGTGCGCGGTCGGGGAGCCGCGCAAGAGCTACCTGGGTGAGCGGCATTTCCCACTCATCCTGCAGAACATTCACCGCTACTTCCTCTACTTCGCGCTGCTCTTCCTGCTCTTCCTGGCACACGATGCCTGGATGGCGATGTGGTTCGAAGCTCCAAGTGGCGGGAGCCAGTTCGGCATCGGCGTGGGCACGTTGGTCCTTACGCTCAATGTCGTCTTCCTGGGATCCTACACCCTGGGCTGCCACTCCCTCCGCCATCTGGTGGGAGGCCGCCTCAACCGCTTCTCCGACCGCCCGGCCCAGTTCCAGGCCTGGCGGTGCGTCACCTGCCTCAACGCCCGGCACATGCGGTTCGCGTGGCTCAGCCTCGTCTGGGTTGGCTTCAGCGACCTCTACGTGCGGCTGTGCGCGATGGGGATCTGGACGGACTGGAGGCTGTTCTGA
- a CDS encoding fumarate reductase/succinate dehydrogenase flavoprotein subunit encodes MGVERHQYDVLVIGAGGAGLRAAIAASATGARVGVVSKSLLGKAHTVMAEGGMAAAMANVDERDSWRVHFADTMRGGQYINNWRMAQLHAQEAPDRVRELEAWGALFDRTADGRILQRNFGGHAYPRLAHVGDRTGLEMIRTLQDHGIHQGISFHMECTVTRLIKDGSRVAGAFGYDRELGRFRVFQANAVVMATGGIGRAFKITSNSWEYTGDGHTLAYDAGAELQDMEFVQFHPTGMVWPPSVRGILVTEGVRGEGGVLKNSEGRRFMFENIPELYRNQVADNEEEGWRYVQGDRDARRPPELLTRDHVARMILREVREGRGSPHGGAFLDIAWIKGQVSGGAEHIRKKLPSMYHQFKQLADLDITEEPMEVGPTTHYVMGGIRVEGDTQMSTVPGLFAAGECAAGLHGANRLGGNSLSDLLVFGERAGRHAADFAAAQGSATLDDRAVQSCATAALEPFERSGNGTGPYEIQYALQELMQNQVGIIRTAEELSSAVDQIAQLRARAERVGVLGNREYNPGWHTALDLHNLLTVSEMVARAAHERTESRGAHTRDDYPSKDKAWGSVNLVLKRGADGRMEIERRSIPALPEDLKTIIEDMG; translated from the coding sequence ATGGGCGTGGAACGTCATCAATACGATGTCCTGGTCATCGGGGCGGGAGGCGCCGGACTCCGTGCCGCCATCGCCGCTTCCGCCACGGGCGCACGCGTCGGGGTGGTTTCCAAATCGCTGCTGGGCAAGGCGCACACGGTGATGGCCGAGGGCGGCATGGCTGCAGCCATGGCCAACGTCGACGAGCGCGACAGCTGGCGCGTCCACTTCGCCGACACCATGCGCGGTGGTCAGTACATCAACAACTGGCGTATGGCACAACTCCACGCCCAGGAAGCGCCCGACCGCGTCCGTGAGCTGGAAGCCTGGGGCGCGCTCTTCGACCGCACTGCCGACGGTCGCATCCTGCAGAGGAACTTCGGAGGCCACGCCTACCCGCGACTCGCGCACGTGGGGGATCGCACGGGCCTGGAGATGATTCGCACGCTCCAGGACCACGGGATCCACCAGGGCATCTCCTTCCACATGGAGTGCACCGTCACCCGCCTGATCAAGGATGGCAGCCGGGTGGCGGGCGCGTTCGGCTACGATCGGGAACTGGGCCGTTTCCGCGTCTTCCAGGCCAACGCCGTGGTGATGGCCACCGGAGGCATCGGTCGAGCCTTCAAGATCACGTCGAACTCCTGGGAGTATACCGGAGACGGACATACGCTGGCCTACGACGCCGGAGCCGAGCTGCAGGACATGGAGTTCGTGCAGTTCCACCCCACCGGCATGGTGTGGCCGCCGAGCGTTCGCGGCATCCTGGTGACGGAGGGGGTTCGCGGCGAAGGCGGAGTGCTGAAGAACTCCGAAGGCCGTCGCTTCATGTTCGAGAACATTCCGGAGCTCTACCGCAACCAGGTGGCGGACAACGAGGAAGAGGGGTGGCGCTATGTCCAGGGGGACCGCGACGCCCGTCGTCCGCCCGAGCTCCTGACCCGGGACCACGTCGCCCGCATGATCCTGCGGGAGGTGCGTGAGGGTCGCGGCAGCCCTCACGGGGGAGCGTTCCTGGACATCGCCTGGATCAAGGGCCAGGTGTCGGGAGGTGCCGAGCATATCCGCAAGAAGCTCCCCAGCATGTACCACCAGTTCAAGCAACTGGCCGACCTGGACATCACGGAAGAGCCCATGGAGGTGGGCCCCACCACCCACTACGTGATGGGCGGAATCCGCGTCGAGGGCGACACGCAGATGTCTACGGTCCCCGGCCTCTTCGCCGCCGGCGAGTGTGCTGCCGGCCTGCACGGGGCCAACCGTCTCGGCGGCAATTCTCTGTCCGACCTCTTGGTGTTCGGAGAGCGGGCCGGCCGCCACGCGGCTGACTTCGCCGCCGCGCAGGGGTCGGCGACGCTGGACGACCGCGCCGTACAATCGTGCGCCACGGCCGCCCTCGAGCCCTTCGAGCGGTCCGGTAACGGCACCGGGCCATATGAGATCCAGTACGCGCTGCAAGAGTTGATGCAGAACCAGGTCGGCATCATCCGCACGGCCGAGGAGCTGTCGTCCGCCGTCGACCAGATCGCCCAGCTCCGAGCCCGGGCCGAGCGGGTCGGCGTTCTCGGAAACCGGGAATACAACCCGGGTTGGCACACGGCCCTCGACCTGCACAACCTCTTGACGGTCTCCGAGATGGTGGCCCGCGCCGCCCATGAGCGTACCGAGAGTCGCGGAGCTCACACGCGGGACGACTACCCGAGCAAGGACAAGGCGTGGGGCAGTGTGAACCTGGTGCTGAAGCGCGGCGCCGATGGGCGGATGGAGATCGAGCGGCGTTCCATTCCAGCCCTGCCTGAAGACCTGAAGACCATCATCGAAGACATGGGCTGA
- a CDS encoding succinate dehydrogenase/fumarate reductase iron-sulfur subunit: protein MPRATFKIWRGDATGGDFQTFETEYDRGMVVLDVVHKIQAEQANDLAVRWNCKAGKCGSCSAEVNGMPKLMCMTRMNSLPAENPITIEPMRSFPVMRDLVTDVSWNYAAKRSIKPFKPRTPDAPDGTWRMQQRDVERAQEFRKCIECFLCQDVCHVLRDHHLHEKFIGPRFFVHVGQLEMHPLDVEDRREDLRQAHGIGYCNITKCCTKVCPEHITITDNAIIPLKERVVDDAYDPVRRVLRVLTGRKG, encoded by the coding sequence ATGCCGAGAGCGACGTTCAAGATCTGGCGCGGTGACGCGACCGGTGGCGACTTCCAGACGTTCGAGACCGAGTATGATCGGGGGATGGTGGTCCTGGATGTGGTGCACAAGATCCAGGCCGAGCAAGCCAACGACCTCGCGGTACGCTGGAACTGCAAAGCCGGAAAGTGCGGCTCCTGCTCGGCGGAGGTGAACGGCATGCCCAAGCTCATGTGCATGACGCGCATGAACAGCCTCCCTGCCGAGAACCCGATCACCATCGAGCCGATGCGGTCTTTTCCCGTCATGCGGGACCTGGTCACCGACGTGTCGTGGAACTATGCCGCCAAAAGGAGCATCAAGCCGTTCAAGCCTCGGACTCCGGACGCGCCCGACGGAACCTGGCGCATGCAGCAGCGCGACGTGGAGCGAGCCCAGGAGTTCCGCAAGTGCATCGAGTGCTTCCTTTGCCAGGATGTTTGCCACGTTCTCCGCGATCACCACCTCCATGAGAAGTTCATCGGCCCGCGCTTCTTCGTGCACGTGGGCCAGCTGGAGATGCATCCGCTGGACGTGGAGGACCGACGGGAGGACCTGCGTCAGGCTCACGGAATCGGCTACTGCAACATCACCAAGTGTTGCACGAAGGTGTGCCCGGAGCACATCACCATTACGGACAACGCGATCATCCCGCTCAAGGAACGTGTCGTCGACGACGCCTATGACCCGGTGCGAAGGGTCCTGCGCGTGCTCACCGGAAGAAAGGGATGA
- a CDS encoding ZIP family metal transporter — translation MSAAWLAWAEVHPVLTVFLLALVTALATGLGALPFLFLKTVSERAVAYSNAVAAGLMLGASFGLLVEGSRYGPVQAVAGANLGVLFVLVLSRVLEGHDVEFGRVKGLGARRMLLIVAVMTVHSFSEGVAVGASFAGGAALATLITIAIAVHNIPEGLAISAVLRPQGQSVLACAWWSIFSSLPQPLMAVPAFLFVEAFHPSLPYAMGFAGGAMVLMVLYELLPEAYEEGRRASVGLVVSLTLFAMILFQEWL, via the coding sequence ATGAGCGCCGCCTGGCTGGCGTGGGCCGAGGTACACCCGGTTCTGACGGTCTTCCTGCTTGCCCTGGTCACGGCGCTGGCCACAGGCCTGGGCGCGCTGCCCTTCCTCTTCCTGAAGACGGTTTCGGAGCGCGCCGTCGCCTATTCGAATGCGGTGGCGGCGGGCCTCATGTTGGGTGCGAGCTTCGGCCTGCTCGTGGAGGGGTCGCGGTACGGTCCGGTGCAGGCGGTGGCGGGTGCGAACCTGGGTGTTTTGTTCGTGCTGGTGCTCTCGCGCGTCCTGGAGGGCCACGACGTCGAGTTCGGTCGCGTCAAGGGTCTGGGGGCGCGTCGCATGCTCCTGATCGTGGCGGTGATGACCGTCCACTCCTTCTCGGAGGGAGTTGCGGTGGGAGCGTCCTTCGCGGGTGGGGCGGCGCTGGCGACGCTGATCACGATCGCGATCGCCGTGCACAACATCCCGGAGGGGCTGGCGATCTCGGCGGTGCTGCGGCCGCAGGGTCAGAGTGTGTTGGCCTGCGCCTGGTGGAGCATCTTCTCATCCCTGCCGCAGCCACTCATGGCGGTACCCGCGTTCCTGTTCGTAGAGGCGTTCCACCCCTCCTTGCCCTACGCCATGGGCTTCGCAGGCGGTGCCATGGTCCTCATGGTGCTCTACGAGCTGCTCCCGGAAGCGTACGAGGAGGGGCGCCGGGCGTCGGTGGGCTTGGTGGTCTCGCTGACGCTGTTCGCCATGATCCTGTTCCAGGAGTGGCTCTAG
- a CDS encoding ZIP family metal transporter yields MLSTPILSVLVWSAVAAGVAGIAGLAFLGRSDVAPRWLGWSNALAAGLMFGAAYALILATFAQAVWPAVAGAFLGVALVHGTHRWSGTAELELNRQHEPDPIYGYQVFMVQALHSAWEGVAIGAAAALDLELGLILIGVLAVHNIAEAVLLLAVLRSRGVPIGLASTLAVLSNGAQVLLAVATMAVLTSTPAVLPWVAGFAVGALVHLVLVELLPEAYREAGPTSIALLTSAAIGVAILLLGLGA; encoded by the coding sequence ATGCTCTCCACGCCGATTCTCTCGGTGCTGGTGTGGAGCGCCGTGGCCGCCGGCGTGGCAGGCATTGCCGGCCTCGCGTTCCTGGGTCGGTCGGACGTGGCCCCGCGCTGGCTGGGTTGGTCCAATGCGTTGGCTGCGGGGCTGATGTTCGGCGCAGCGTATGCGCTGATACTGGCCACGTTCGCTCAGGCGGTCTGGCCGGCGGTGGCGGGCGCGTTCCTGGGCGTGGCCCTGGTGCACGGCACCCATCGCTGGTCGGGAACCGCGGAGCTGGAGCTGAATCGCCAGCACGAGCCCGATCCGATCTACGGGTATCAGGTCTTCATGGTGCAGGCCCTGCACTCCGCGTGGGAAGGTGTGGCCATCGGGGCGGCGGCGGCACTCGACCTGGAGCTGGGCCTGATCCTGATCGGCGTGCTGGCCGTGCACAACATCGCGGAGGCTGTGCTGTTGTTGGCCGTGCTCCGCTCCCGTGGCGTGCCGATCGGACTCGCCTCCACGTTGGCGGTGTTGTCCAACGGCGCCCAGGTGCTCCTGGCCGTGGCAACCATGGCCGTGTTGACCAGCACGCCTGCGGTCTTGCCCTGGGTGGCGGGCTTCGCCGTCGGTGCACTCGTGCACCTTGTACTGGTGGAGCTGCTGCCCGAGGCGTACCGGGAGGCCGGCCCCACCAGCATCGCGTTGCTCACCAGCGCCGCCATCGGGGTGGCCATTCTCCTGCTGGGGCTCGGGGCGTGA
- a CDS encoding D-aminoacylase yields the protein MQRSSVLLVLALAACSPAGVASPQVLVRGARVLDGTGAPEQRVDVRWVGDRITEVGALQPAAGETVIDAQGAVLAPGFIDTHSHHDRSLPEEPGALGAVSQGITTIVVGQDGGSSFPLSEWFREREARPSAINVASYSGHNTLRALVLGDDFQREATSEEVDSMIRLLEADLAAGGLGLSSGLEYDPGIYASPDEVLALARRTAREGGRYISHLRSEDRALWDAVEEILTIGRETGMPVQISHMKLAMRALWGRAPELLARLDQARAQGIDVTADVYPYTFWQSTMTVLLTERDFDDRDAFAYALSEMVAPEGMVLARFAPAPELEGRTLAEIATGKGLDPVDAYMWLVAERERTRTSGGDAAESILATSMDEADVAALLRWPHSNVSSDGALAGAHPRGFGAFPRVLAAVREDDLFPLAEAVHRMTGLAAEHMGFEDRGTLRPGAVADLVLFDPDVVVDRATTDAPHQPAAGILRVWVAGQPVYEDGGVTGARPGRVLRRSGT from the coding sequence ATGCAGCGATCCTCGGTTCTCCTCGTTCTGGCATTGGCGGCCTGCTCGCCCGCGGGCGTTGCTTCTCCCCAGGTCCTGGTTCGCGGCGCCCGCGTGCTGGACGGGACGGGCGCGCCGGAGCAGCGGGTGGACGTGCGCTGGGTCGGGGACCGCATCACCGAGGTCGGGGCCCTCCAGCCGGCCGCCGGCGAGACCGTGATCGATGCGCAGGGGGCGGTGCTGGCGCCGGGGTTCATCGACACGCACAGCCATCACGACCGCTCTCTCCCTGAGGAGCCCGGCGCGTTGGGGGCCGTCAGCCAAGGCATCACCACGATCGTGGTCGGCCAGGACGGAGGGTCCTCGTTCCCTCTCTCCGAGTGGTTTCGCGAGCGTGAGGCCCGGCCTTCCGCGATCAACGTCGCGTCCTATTCGGGTCACAACACCTTGCGGGCTCTCGTGCTGGGCGACGACTTCCAGCGGGAGGCGACGTCGGAGGAAGTGGATTCCATGATCCGCTTGCTGGAGGCCGACCTGGCGGCGGGGGGCCTGGGGCTGTCCAGCGGACTGGAATACGATCCGGGCATCTACGCGAGCCCGGACGAGGTGCTGGCGCTGGCGCGCCGGACCGCTCGTGAGGGTGGCCGCTACATCTCTCACCTGCGCAGTGAGGATCGCGCGCTCTGGGACGCGGTCGAGGAGATCCTGACCATCGGACGGGAGACCGGGATGCCGGTCCAGATCTCCCACATGAAGCTCGCCATGCGCGCGCTTTGGGGGCGAGCCCCCGAGCTGTTGGCGCGCTTGGACCAGGCGCGCGCCCAGGGCATCGACGTCACCGCGGATGTGTACCCCTACACGTTCTGGCAGTCGACCATGACCGTGCTCCTCACCGAGCGCGACTTCGACGATCGCGACGCATTTGCCTATGCCCTGTCGGAGATGGTGGCGCCCGAAGGCATGGTGTTGGCGCGCTTCGCTCCCGCTCCCGAGCTCGAGGGCCGCACATTGGCCGAGATCGCGACGGGGAAGGGCCTCGATCCCGTCGATGCGTACATGTGGCTGGTCGCGGAGCGGGAGCGCACCCGGACGAGTGGCGGAGACGCGGCGGAGAGCATCCTGGCCACGAGCATGGATGAGGCGGACGTAGCGGCGTTGCTCCGCTGGCCCCACAGCAACGTATCGTCGGATGGAGCGCTCGCGGGTGCCCATCCCCGTGGATTCGGGGCTTTCCCTCGCGTGTTGGCCGCCGTCCGGGAGGACGACCTGTTCCCGCTGGCCGAGGCCGTCCATCGCATGACAGGATTGGCAGCGGAACACATGGGCTTCGAGGACCGAGGCACGCTGCGCCCCGGCGCAGTGGCCGACCTCGTCCTGTTCGATCCCGATGTCGTCGTGGACCGTGCTACCACCGACGCGCCCCACCAGCCGGCGGCGGGGATCCTCCGCGTGTGGGTGGCGGGCCAGCCGGTCTATGAGGACGGTGGCGTGACTGGGGCACGGCCTGGCCGAGTGCTGCGCCGGAGCGGCACTTGA
- a CDS encoding DNA polymerase III subunit alpha, producing MRPTPPYIELHCHSAFSFLDGASHPEELVLRARELGYPALALTDHDGLYGSMEFAQLAKSEGLQPITGAELTLADEDQPGAPPPARWDPYAPPAPDDPGVGTASVFRPHLTVLAETPTGYANLCRAISEARGNHRRDPWLTLDALLGRSEGLIVLSGCANGPLARALERSIADGEAMARRLWEALGPGRFFIELQVNQARGEGPRNRALGRLADRLGIPVVATGNVHYHHPERARLQDVLVAVRHRTTLDGAHDVRRPNHNYALVPPLEMAWRFQSRPDALTNTLHIAERCAAFDLTQDLGYAFPDFEGSEQGSAAQVLHRVCHARLDEKYPPGSLLRTDAQLRLEQELSLVERHGLSGFFLVYRDILNLGHEVAARVRGSAPRASSGLPPGRGRGSSVSSIVCYLIGLSHIDPVANNLFLGRFLNEAMSSVPDIDLDFARDIREELILAVYEKYGAEHAGLVCTFPTYRLRSAVRDVGKALDLPLGDIEKVAKVAERHTALEEELERIPELKGRKDSPLWRHLAELARMVKGLPRHVSQHVGGMIISSRPLVEIVPLEPAAWEGRVLCQWDKDSCDDARFIKIDFLALGMLSLVEESMDLIAERHGSTPDLSRIDFEDSVVYDRICAGDTVGMFQVESRAQIQMLRRSQPRTLEELSIQVAIVRPGPIVAGAVNPYVRRREQLRQDPSFQIPYDHPLLAEALADTLGVIIFQDQVLLVCRALAGFSDGQAEGLRRAMSRKRSRDAMKSYWEAFRVGAARKGVGEETARTVFQQVVAFSEFGFPKSHAAAFGLLAYQSAWLRHYFPTEYYVALFNNQPMGFYSLDALVRDARRNGIRVHLPDLNRSEVACTAEEQDLRVGLGFVRGWGADIADHVVRERNARGSYRSLLDFLRRTPSTLKRPAIENLIWVGGMDSLGLSRRELIWQVGLWLGPESDDRRSSERENHAQLGLDLDTPHAAIAFEQVGEHERLLAEYRMLRFSTALHPLLFVRGSLPADRVLSDRFEQLRQNATVTVAGVVVARQRPQTANGYTFILMEDEAGAINVIVKPEIYERDRMAVRMEPFLLVRGRLRKDGATTNVIAYDVRGLRSDRGDALPSDGPPTLEYWGAAPPPAPTSSPTGYLTALRQSPPDVKSFG from the coding sequence GTGAGACCGACCCCCCCCTACATCGAGTTGCACTGCCACTCCGCCTTTTCCTTTCTGGATGGGGCCTCCCATCCCGAGGAGCTGGTGCTGCGAGCCCGGGAGTTGGGCTATCCCGCCCTCGCGCTCACGGACCACGACGGACTCTACGGCTCGATGGAGTTCGCGCAGCTCGCCAAGTCGGAGGGCCTGCAGCCCATCACCGGAGCCGAGCTCACCCTGGCGGACGAGGATCAGCCCGGCGCCCCTCCTCCGGCACGCTGGGACCCGTACGCTCCCCCGGCTCCGGACGACCCCGGGGTGGGCACCGCCAGCGTATTCCGCCCCCACCTGACCGTGTTGGCGGAGACCCCGACCGGCTACGCCAATCTCTGTCGCGCGATCAGCGAAGCGCGCGGCAACCACCGCCGCGATCCCTGGTTGACGCTCGACGCCCTGCTGGGGCGCAGCGAGGGCTTGATCGTGCTGAGTGGGTGTGCGAACGGGCCTCTGGCCCGCGCGCTGGAGCGCTCGATAGCGGACGGAGAAGCCATGGCCCGACGACTCTGGGAGGCGCTCGGTCCCGGACGGTTCTTCATAGAGCTCCAGGTCAACCAGGCCCGCGGGGAAGGACCCCGCAACCGTGCGCTGGGCCGACTGGCGGACCGTCTTGGCATTCCAGTCGTGGCGACCGGGAACGTCCACTACCACCACCCGGAGCGCGCACGTCTGCAGGACGTGTTGGTGGCCGTGCGCCACCGGACCACGCTGGATGGAGCCCATGATGTCCGCAGGCCCAACCACAACTATGCGCTGGTCCCTCCCCTCGAGATGGCCTGGCGCTTCCAGAGTCGTCCGGACGCGCTCACCAATACCCTGCACATCGCCGAGCGCTGTGCCGCCTTCGACCTGACCCAGGACCTGGGCTACGCCTTTCCGGATTTCGAAGGAAGCGAACAAGGTAGCGCCGCCCAGGTCCTGCACCGGGTCTGTCACGCGAGGTTGGATGAGAAGTATCCGCCGGGTTCTCTGCTCCGCACCGATGCGCAGCTCCGCCTGGAGCAGGAGCTGTCCCTGGTGGAACGCCACGGTCTCAGCGGCTTCTTCCTGGTGTATCGGGATATCCTCAACCTCGGACACGAGGTCGCCGCCCGAGTCCGGGGCAGCGCCCCTCGCGCGTCATCCGGCCTTCCCCCGGGACGAGGGCGCGGCTCCTCCGTCTCGTCCATCGTCTGCTACTTGATCGGCCTCAGCCACATCGACCCTGTGGCCAACAACCTCTTCCTGGGCCGCTTCCTGAACGAAGCGATGAGTTCGGTACCCGACATCGATCTCGACTTCGCACGTGACATCCGCGAGGAGCTCATCCTCGCAGTCTATGAGAAGTACGGCGCCGAACACGCTGGCCTGGTCTGCACATTTCCCACCTACCGTCTGCGTTCGGCGGTGCGTGACGTGGGCAAGGCGCTCGATCTCCCCCTGGGCGACATCGAGAAGGTCGCGAAGGTGGCCGAGCGGCACACGGCCCTGGAAGAGGAGCTCGAACGGATCCCCGAGCTCAAAGGCCGCAAAGATTCCCCACTCTGGAGGCACCTGGCCGAGTTGGCCCGCATGGTCAAAGGGCTCCCCCGCCATGTCTCCCAACATGTGGGCGGGATGATCATCTCCAGTCGGCCCCTGGTCGAGATCGTCCCCCTGGAGCCCGCCGCCTGGGAAGGACGGGTGCTCTGTCAGTGGGACAAGGACTCCTGCGACGACGCTCGTTTCATCAAGATCGACTTCCTGGCGCTCGGGATGCTGTCGCTGGTGGAGGAGTCCATGGACCTCATCGCCGAACGACACGGCAGTACTCCAGATCTGTCCCGCATCGACTTCGAGGACTCGGTCGTCTACGACCGGATCTGTGCCGGGGACACCGTGGGCATGTTCCAGGTGGAAAGCCGCGCCCAGATCCAGATGCTGCGCCGCTCCCAACCTCGGACCCTCGAGGAGCTCTCCATCCAGGTCGCCATCGTGCGCCCGGGGCCCATCGTGGCCGGAGCCGTCAATCCCTACGTGCGTCGTCGCGAACAGCTGCGCCAGGACCCGTCGTTCCAGATCCCCTATGACCATCCCCTGCTGGCCGAGGCCCTGGCGGATACCTTGGGCGTGATCATCTTCCAGGACCAGGTACTGCTCGTATGCCGCGCGCTCGCCGGGTTCAGCGATGGACAGGCAGAAGGCCTGCGTCGGGCCATGAGCCGCAAGCGCTCGCGTGACGCCATGAAGAGCTACTGGGAAGCATTCCGGGTCGGAGCCGCGCGCAAGGGAGTGGGTGAGGAAACCGCACGTACCGTCTTCCAGCAGGTCGTGGCGTTCTCGGAGTTCGGTTTCCCCAAATCGCACGCAGCCGCTTTCGGGTTGCTTGCGTACCAGTCGGCCTGGTTGCGCCACTACTTTCCCACCGAGTACTACGTGGCCCTCTTCAACAACCAGCCAATGGGATTCTATTCGCTGGATGCCCTCGTGCGGGACGCACGCCGGAACGGCATCCGCGTCCATCTGCCTGATCTCAACCGCAGCGAGGTCGCCTGCACGGCCGAGGAACAGGATCTACGCGTCGGCCTTGGCTTCGTGCGGGGCTGGGGAGCCGACATCGCGGATCACGTGGTCCGGGAGCGGAACGCGCGCGGCTCCTACCGTTCTCTCCTCGACTTCCTTCGCCGTACGCCCTCGACCCTCAAGCGACCCGCGATCGAAAACTTGATCTGGGTGGGCGGTATGGATTCGTTGGGTCTGTCCCGCAGAGAGTTGATCTGGCAGGTTGGACTCTGGCTGGGCCCCGAGAGCGATGACCGTCGCAGCAGCGAACGGGAGAACCATGCCCAACTCGGACTGGATCTCGACACTCCCCACGCGGCGATCGCCTTCGAGCAGGTCGGGGAGCACGAACGCCTGTTGGCCGAGTATCGCATGCTGCGCTTTTCCACCGCGCTCCATCCCCTGCTCTTCGTGCGAGGCTCGCTCCCCGCCGACCGGGTGCTCTCGGATCGGTTCGAGCAGCTCCGACAGAACGCTACCGTCACGGTAGCGGGTGTGGTGGTGGCCCGGCAGCGCCCCCAGACGGCGAACGGATACACGTTCATCCTCATGGAGGACGAAGCGGGCGCCATCAACGTGATCGTCAAGCCGGAGATCTACGAACGGGACCGCATGGCAGTGCGCATGGAACCGTTCCTCTTGGTGCGAGGCAGGCTGCGCAAAGATGGTGCGACCACCAACGTGATCGCCTACGATGTGCGCGGTTTGCGCAGTGACCGCGGAGACGCGCTCCCCAGCGACGGGCCACCCACACTCGAGTACTGGGGCGCGGCTCCTCCTCCTGCCCCCACCTCCTCACCTACGGGATACCTGACGGCGCTCCGGCAAAGCCCACCTGACGTGAAGAGCTTCGGCTGA
- a CDS encoding ECF-type sigma factor, producing the protein MKSVKPSEPVTSWIQRLGAGDPRALEAVIPLLYNELRAVAGHQLKLERADHTLSATALVHEAWFRLARQRRIAAEDRLQFLSIAGHTMRRVLVDWARSKKRAKRGGGQADLPLDEVEPFLTVEEADELLALDEALERLAAVNERGAKVVEHRFFAGLSQDETAEALGISPKTVQRDWIAARAWLRKEVQRDLSVDPS; encoded by the coding sequence GTGAAGAGCGTGAAGCCAAGCGAACCCGTCACCAGTTGGATCCAGCGCCTGGGCGCCGGGGACCCCCGGGCGCTCGAAGCGGTTATCCCTCTGCTCTACAACGAGTTGCGTGCCGTAGCCGGACATCAGCTCAAGCTGGAACGGGCAGATCACACCCTGTCGGCGACGGCGCTGGTCCATGAGGCCTGGTTCCGCCTCGCGCGGCAGCGGCGCATCGCAGCCGAGGACCGACTGCAGTTTCTGTCGATCGCGGGCCACACCATGCGGCGTGTGCTGGTGGACTGGGCCCGTTCCAAGAAGCGGGCAAAACGGGGAGGTGGACAGGCCGACCTCCCCCTCGACGAGGTCGAGCCCTTCCTGACCGTGGAGGAGGCCGACGAGCTCCTCGCCCTGGACGAGGCGTTGGAGCGGTTGGCCGCCGTGAACGAGCGAGGAGCCAAGGTCGTCGAGCATCGGTTCTTCGCGGGTCTCTCCCAGGACGAGACGGCCGAAGCGCTGGGGATCTCCCCCAAGACCGTGCAGCGAGATTGGATCGCCGCTCGGGCCTGGCTGCGGAAAGAGGTGCAGCGGGATCTCTCGGTCGATCCGTCCTGA